From one Deltaproteobacteria bacterium genomic stretch:
- the lpdA gene encoding dihydrolipoyl dehydrogenase: MQYDLVILGAGPGGYVAAIRAAQLGARVSIIEKELVGGTCLNWGCIPTKAMYKSARLFEQIRQADHFGLSCTGAVAHLDKIISRNQKIVRELRQGVERLFRRHRVNLLFGEGRLRRHNEIEVTSSEHPPQQVCGRRIIIATGSEPKVLQILPWDNQRVFNTRSILELRQLPRSLFIIGGGVSGCEFAQIFRALGCEVHLSKRSREPIKSLDGDLNRALVRSLKKRRIILHLGDPPVAGRYTESGVEVTLQSGKAVCTEAVLVTVGRMPVSTGLGFRKVGLTLKNGFLPVDEHCQTNIPGIYAIGDVVGEHLLAHYASHQGIVAVEHALGNGKAVVDKHAVPAAIYTDPEIATVGLTSRQCQELGISYRQGNFPFRALGKAHALGEIDGFVKVIAAEEDGRILGVHIIGPEAGSLIGECTLALKQGATVEDVARTIHAHPTLNEAVWEAAEDVRGLAIHKLDLKL, translated from the coding sequence GTGCAATACGACCTGGTGATCCTGGGGGCCGGCCCTGGAGGTTACGTGGCAGCAATCCGTGCTGCCCAGCTCGGGGCGAGAGTAAGCATCATCGAAAAGGAATTGGTGGGCGGCACCTGTCTCAACTGGGGTTGCATACCCACCAAAGCCATGTACAAATCCGCCAGACTTTTTGAGCAAATCCGCCAGGCAGATCACTTCGGCCTGAGCTGCACTGGCGCTGTGGCTCATCTCGACAAGATTATCTCCCGAAATCAGAAGATCGTCCGAGAACTCCGGCAGGGGGTGGAGCGGTTGTTTAGGAGACACCGAGTGAATCTGCTGTTCGGTGAGGGCAGGCTCCGTCGGCATAACGAAATAGAAGTAACCAGCTCCGAGCACCCGCCGCAACAGGTGTGCGGCCGCCGCATCATCATTGCCACCGGCTCAGAGCCGAAGGTTCTGCAAATCTTGCCCTGGGACAATCAAAGAGTGTTCAACACCAGAAGCATCCTGGAGCTCAGGCAATTACCCAGGAGCCTGTTCATTATTGGCGGCGGCGTCTCGGGATGCGAGTTTGCCCAGATCTTCAGAGCCCTGGGCTGTGAAGTTCACCTGAGTAAACGGAGCAGAGAACCAATAAAATCCCTTGATGGCGACCTCAATAGAGCCTTGGTCCGCAGCTTGAAGAAGCGACGGATCATCTTGCACCTGGGAGATCCGCCAGTTGCCGGCCGTTACACAGAGAGTGGAGTGGAGGTGACACTGCAGTCAGGCAAAGCTGTCTGCACAGAGGCTGTTCTAGTCACAGTAGGCAGGATGCCGGTCTCAACAGGACTTGGTTTTCGTAAAGTTGGGCTCACTTTGAAAAACGGCTTCCTGCCGGTGGACGAGCACTGCCAAACCAACATCCCCGGGATCTATGCCATTGGCGATGTGGTTGGAGAACATCTTCTGGCCCATTACGCCTCTCATCAGGGAATTGTGGCGGTGGAGCATGCACTCGGCAACGGCAAGGCTGTCGTCGACAAGCACGCGGTACCGGCTGCCATTTATACTGATCCAGAGATCGCCACCGTGGGATTGACCAGCAGACAATGCCAAGAGCTGGGAATCAGTTATCGCCAGGGCAACTTTCCTTTTCGAGCCCTGGGAAAGGCACATGCCCTAGGGGAAATCGACGGCTTCGTCAAAGTAATTGCTGCTGAAGAAGATGGCCGCATCCTCGGGGTGCACATTATCGGCCCAGAGGCGGGCAGCTTGATTGGTGAGTGTACTCTGGCCCTCAAGCAGGGGGCTACCGTGGAGGATGTAGCCCGCACTATCCATGCTCATCCCACCTTGAACGAAGCCGTCTGGGAGGCAGCAGAGGATGTGCGGGGCTTGGCCATCCACAAGCTGGATTTGAAGCTCTAG
- the gcvH gene encoding glycine cleavage system protein GcvH: MKITEDHVWVLLQTDFVVLGVTDFAAEALGTIIYVELPEVGETINKGESFATIESGKATIELISPVSGTVLQANEALEETPSLVNQDSLSSGWVARLKIGDASELDDLMSKPEYDLFVAADMEE; encoded by the coding sequence TTGAAAATCACCGAAGACCATGTCTGGGTTCTACTGCAAACCGACTTTGTTGTGCTCGGTGTCACGGATTTTGCTGCAGAGGCCCTGGGCACAATTATCTATGTGGAACTTCCGGAGGTCGGTGAAACAATAAACAAGGGTGAATCGTTTGCCACCATCGAGTCTGGCAAAGCCACCATAGAACTGATTTCTCCAGTCTCCGGCACAGTACTGCAGGCAAATGAGGCACTGGAGGAGACCCCGTCGCTGGTAAATCAGGATAGTCTCTCCAGCGGATGGGTCGCTCGCCTCAAAATTGGAGATGCTTCTGAACTTGACGATTTGATGAGCAAGCCTGAATATGATCTTTTTGTGGCGGCAGATATGGAAGAGTGA
- the lipB gene encoding lipoyl(octanoyl) transferase LipB, protein MAGNIPGDPDRQQPGWIINLGRKDYGLVWELQRQLLGLRQRNQVPDLLLLVEHEPVITLGRRAQEANVLADRQVLRALGIRIYRVERGGDVTYHGPGQLVGYPIIHLGQQRLSVRGYVDLLEELLIQTLAEFSIEAGRKPHQRGIWAGNGKIAAIGVAIKRWVTMHGFSLNISPELSHFRTINPCGLSHEKVTSMASILAAPPNLLLVCGTVAKQFAQLFAGAWQQMSYLELKRELKPGGEKIEVAVRGK, encoded by the coding sequence ATGGCAGGAAACATACCTGGAGACCCAGATCGGCAGCAGCCTGGGTGGATTATCAACCTCGGCAGGAAGGACTATGGCCTTGTCTGGGAGCTGCAGCGCCAGCTGCTCGGTTTGCGCCAGAGAAATCAGGTACCAGACCTCCTGCTCTTGGTAGAGCACGAACCTGTGATCACTCTGGGCAGACGTGCACAGGAAGCCAATGTGCTTGCTGATCGCCAAGTTTTGAGGGCTTTGGGGATCCGCATATACCGTGTGGAACGTGGAGGTGACGTCACCTACCACGGCCCTGGTCAGCTCGTGGGCTATCCTATCATCCATCTGGGTCAACAGCGTCTTTCTGTGCGGGGCTACGTGGATCTCCTGGAGGAGTTGCTTATTCAGACCCTGGCCGAATTTTCCATTGAAGCCGGTAGAAAACCGCACCAGCGTGGTATCTGGGCAGGAAATGGGAAAATAGCCGCCATCGGTGTCGCTATAAAGCGCTGGGTCACAATGCATGGCTTTTCCCTCAACATTTCACCGGAATTGTCTCATTTTCGGACCATCAATCCTTGCGGTCTTTCCCACGAAAAGGTAACCTCCATGGCTTCCATTCTAGCGGCCCCCCCGAACCTGTTGCTGGTCTGTGGCACAGTGGCAAAACAGTTTGCGCAACTCTTTGCGGGAGCCTGGCAGCAGATGTCTTACCTTGAACTCAAGAGAGAGCTCAAACCTGGCGGCGAGAAAATCGAGGTCGCCGTCAGGGGAAAATGA
- a CDS encoding dual specificity protein phosphatase family protein — translation MRAETYELCWLTEQLALGNAPCSYEDLESIQRQGISAIVNLCAEYCDLHDIESSQGFAVYYLPVIDEGVPSLEELDKALDWVEEVISGGNKVLVHCRLGLGRTATFVTAYLLRKGFGLRTARRKIEQVRGVSCSYCQWKLLRKYRKKCQKGLKEKSSEV, via the coding sequence ATGAGAGCTGAAACCTATGAACTCTGTTGGTTAACAGAGCAACTGGCTCTGGGCAATGCTCCTTGCTCCTATGAGGATCTCGAGTCCATTCAACGGCAGGGCATCTCGGCTATTGTCAACCTGTGTGCAGAATACTGTGACTTGCACGATATTGAGAGTAGCCAGGGCTTTGCCGTGTATTATCTGCCGGTGATTGATGAGGGCGTCCCTTCCCTCGAGGAATTGGACAAGGCCCTAGACTGGGTGGAGGAGGTTATAAGTGGAGGCAATAAGGTCCTGGTCCACTGCCGTCTTGGATTAGGCAGGACAGCGACCTTTGTGACAGCTTATTTGCTGAGAAAAGGGTTCGGTCTGCGTACCGCAAGAAGAAAAATTGAACAGGTTAGGGGGGTATCCTGCAGCTATTGCCAGTGGAAGCTGCTGCGCAAATACCGCAAAAAATGCCAGAAGGGCCTCAAGGAAAAATCTTCTGAAGTTTGA
- a CDS encoding DUF106 domain-containing protein, with protein MTEVLDMIWLKVAAAIYVVRDLLASVLSPLDVLGPPVAIFLIACLTVAITKVLAKIYKTRRHQQLEKEFTHWFNIRQEALTSADPEKAKALAKNIDEAKLNKVYYDYFFEGLMKSLATTYLPILSLLAYVNDVYRPARLIILSGHPYIFKLALPASQPVEIGAPFWFIISLLLVYVALFSIRRIIRKGDGNRAPSNGKQTEPLPQAGDTS; from the coding sequence ATGACGGAAGTATTAGACATGATTTGGCTGAAGGTGGCTGCCGCCATCTATGTTGTCAGAGACCTGCTTGCCTCTGTGCTTTCACCCCTCGATGTCCTGGGGCCGCCAGTGGCAATTTTTCTTATTGCCTGCCTCACCGTGGCCATTACCAAAGTTTTGGCAAAAATATACAAGACGCGCAGGCATCAGCAGTTGGAGAAAGAGTTCACCCACTGGTTCAATATCAGGCAGGAGGCGCTCACCAGCGCAGACCCGGAAAAGGCCAAAGCACTGGCCAAAAATATCGACGAAGCCAAGCTCAATAAGGTCTATTATGACTACTTTTTCGAAGGCCTCATGAAGAGTTTGGCTACCACCTATCTGCCAATCCTTTCTTTATTGGCCTATGTGAATGACGTCTACCGGCCCGCCAGGCTGATCATTCTCTCCGGCCACCCGTATATATTCAAGTTGGCGCTGCCGGCTTCCCAGCCGGTTGAAATTGGTGCACCCTTCTGGTTCATCATCTCGCTGCTGCTGGTCTATGTGGCTTTGTTCAGCATTCGCAGGATAATCAGAAAGGGTGATGGCAACAGAGCACCTTCCAACGGCAAGCAGACTGAGCCTTTACCGCAGGCCGGCGACACTAGTTGA
- a CDS encoding sigma-54-dependent Fis family transcriptional regulator has product MTAKILLVDDELDMLSLLKRLIASEFACDIDTAASGVQALELLARSTYDLALVDVRMPGMDGIELLERIRETNPWTTVLMLTAYGVVELAVESIKKGAYDFITKPFDQDKLIHVLRNAMERSRLLRENLNLQRRIKESEPFQDLVGASPAMQRIYQTIQMIAKTDVTVLLTGESGTGKDLAARAIHRLSHRSSKPYVAVNCPTLPENILESELFGYRKGAFTDASADKTGLFEDAQGGTIYLDEIGDIAPTIQTKLLRVLQEKEIKPLGQNKSITVDVRVIASTNRNLREKIQQKQFREDLFFRLNVLTLEMPPLRERKEDIPLLAEHFLQRYCAEFNKPGKSLSPEFIELLLRRPWEGNVRELENIIKRAILLSADELIQPEDINWTSLRPQECLVGMEIHDLPYKEAKKELLQRFHIEYLSRLLSRHKGNVTRSAKEIGMERQALQQIMRRYGVKSQDFRN; this is encoded by the coding sequence ATGACAGCAAAAATACTCCTAGTCGACGACGAATTGGATATGTTGAGCCTGCTGAAGCGGCTCATTGCCAGTGAATTCGCCTGTGACATCGACACCGCGGCAAGTGGGGTCCAGGCCTTGGAACTCCTGGCTCGCAGCACCTATGATCTTGCCCTTGTAGATGTTCGCATGCCCGGTATGGACGGCATTGAACTGCTCGAACGCATAAGAGAGACCAATCCGTGGACCACGGTTTTGATGTTGACCGCCTATGGGGTAGTTGAACTGGCAGTGGAATCAATCAAAAAGGGCGCCTATGATTTCATCACCAAGCCTTTTGACCAGGACAAACTCATTCACGTGCTCCGCAATGCTATGGAGCGAAGCAGACTCCTCAGGGAAAACCTCAACCTCCAGCGCCGCATTAAAGAAAGCGAGCCTTTCCAGGATCTGGTCGGGGCCAGTCCTGCCATGCAGCGCATATACCAGACCATTCAGATGATCGCCAAAACAGACGTCACCGTGCTGCTCACCGGCGAATCTGGGACTGGCAAGGACCTGGCCGCCCGGGCCATCCACCGGTTGAGTCACCGCAGCAGCAAACCATACGTAGCAGTCAATTGTCCCACCCTGCCGGAAAACATCCTGGAGAGTGAACTCTTTGGCTATCGTAAAGGCGCCTTCACCGACGCCTCAGCAGACAAAACAGGGCTCTTCGAAGACGCCCAAGGGGGTACCATTTACCTGGATGAAATCGGTGACATAGCACCCACAATTCAGACCAAACTACTGCGCGTCCTTCAGGAAAAGGAAATCAAACCCCTCGGGCAAAATAAATCGATTACCGTGGACGTCCGCGTCATAGCTTCCACCAACAGAAACCTTCGCGAAAAAATCCAGCAGAAGCAATTTCGCGAAGACCTCTTTTTTCGCTTGAATGTACTCACACTGGAAATGCCTCCCTTGCGAGAACGAAAAGAAGATATACCACTGCTGGCTGAACACTTCCTACAGCGCTACTGTGCCGAGTTCAACAAACCGGGAAAGTCCTTGTCACCTGAGTTCATCGAGCTTCTTCTTCGCCGACCATGGGAAGGCAATGTACGGGAACTGGAAAACATTATCAAACGCGCCATCCTCCTCTCAGCCGACGAGCTTATTCAACCAGAGGACATCAACTGGACTAGTCTGCGGCCTCAGGAGTGCCTGGTGGGCATGGAAATTCATGATCTCCCTTACAAAGAGGCCAAGAAAGAGTTGCTGCAGCGCTTTCACATTGAGTATCTGTCGAGGCTTCTCAGCCGCCACAAGGGAAATGTCACCCGCTCGGCCAAAGAAATCGGCATGGAGCGCCAGGCGCTCCAGCAGATTATGCGCCGCTATGGGGTGAAATCTCAGGACTTCCGCAATTAG
- a CDS encoding response regulator: MATALIVDRESDTRQLLRRILRGHGHQVFAFANQQDALAWANSHRVDLAIVELEPEVGLDYRAWLTLKQSKGEPKVLTLSRYFSKHLALEALAAGTEGYFLKPVDIEELEFKVNTLAMDL; this comes from the coding sequence ATGGCAACAGCGCTGATTGTGGACAGGGAGAGCGACACTCGCCAACTGCTGAGAAGGATCCTTCGTGGCCACGGCCACCAAGTCTTTGCCTTTGCAAACCAGCAGGACGCCCTCGCCTGGGCCAACTCTCATAGGGTTGACTTGGCCATCGTGGAACTCGAGCCTGAAGTTGGCCTGGACTACAGGGCCTGGCTCACTTTGAAGCAAAGCAAGGGCGAACCGAAAGTATTGACGCTCAGCCGGTACTTCAGCAAGCACCTGGCCCTTGAAGCGCTGGCTGCTGGCACTGAAGGCTACTTCCTCAAGCCGGTGGACATAGAGGAGCTGGAATTCAAGGTCAACACTCTGGCAATGGACCTCTGA
- a CDS encoding MBL fold metallo-hydrolase: MAVKLSVLASGSRGNSIYVATEKVALLIDAGLSARAIEERLQAIGASAAELDGLVVTHEHLDHVRGIGTLSRRYGLPVYVNEQTYRHLPDVVGELADRVEFVTGQSFAIADLDVHPFAISHDAVDPVGLTLVNGITKVGICTDLGVATRLVYHHLQRCQALVLEANHDLEMLKNGPYPWALKQRIRSRAGHLSNEETGEILAAVLNEDLREVILAHLSETNNCPQTAVKSLRTCLAEHRCQHWRLQVACQHRPTEMLILP; the protein is encoded by the coding sequence GTGGCGGTAAAGTTGTCGGTGTTGGCCAGCGGATCCCGTGGCAACAGCATTTATGTGGCTACAGAAAAGGTAGCACTCCTGATTGATGCTGGACTCAGCGCTCGAGCAATTGAAGAGCGTTTGCAGGCAATCGGAGCGAGTGCTGCGGAACTGGACGGGCTGGTAGTCACGCACGAGCATCTGGATCATGTGCGTGGAATAGGCACGCTCTCCAGGAGGTATGGCTTGCCTGTCTATGTAAATGAACAGACTTACCGCCATCTGCCGGATGTGGTTGGAGAGCTGGCAGATAGAGTGGAATTCGTCACCGGGCAGTCCTTTGCCATAGCTGATCTCGACGTTCACCCCTTCGCCATATCTCATGATGCTGTTGATCCTGTGGGACTTACCCTGGTAAACGGCATTACCAAGGTGGGGATATGTACAGACCTGGGTGTGGCAACCAGACTGGTCTATCATCATTTGCAGCGCTGCCAGGCTCTTGTTCTGGAAGCCAATCACGATCTGGAGATGCTGAAAAATGGGCCCTACCCATGGGCCCTCAAACAGAGGATCAGAAGCCGCGCTGGTCACCTTTCCAATGAGGAAACGGGCGAGATTCTCGCTGCGGTGCTCAATGAAGATCTGCGTGAGGTGATACTGGCGCATTTGAGTGAAACTAACAACTGTCCGCAAACAGCGGTAAAGTCGCTGCGCACATGTCTGGCAGAGCACAGGTGCCAGCATTGGCGACTGCAGGTTGCCTGTCAACATAGGCCCACAGAAATGCTCATTCTGCCATGA
- a CDS encoding DUF362 domain-containing protein, with protein MASSVFAMDLRASIKENLFAKLDRLLDAVALEKMIHPRHLVAIKLHFGEKGNTAYIEPVFLRHIVDRVKRLGGKPFLTDANTLYVGSRTNSVDHLSTAIENGFAYAVVGAPLTIADGLRGNSEVAVQVDLPIYHEVYLGADVVHADALISVAHFKGHELAGFGGTIKNIGMGCASRRGKLAQHCEVSPKFNGKKCVGCGECVAHCPVEAITLVKKKAKKDVKKCIGCGECIAVCPEEAVTIPWDKDMARFQKKMVEYTFGVLQGKKDRALFLNFVCRVTPQCDCYSYSDAPLVNDLGILASLDPIAVDQAAVDLVNDQAALPGCCLTSNTAAGEDKFRGVYPHIDWSVQLDYGEKLGLGSRKYKINHI; from the coding sequence GTGGCTAGCTCAGTCTTTGCAATGGATCTTCGTGCCAGTATCAAGGAAAATCTCTTTGCCAAGCTCGACCGTCTGCTAGACGCAGTTGCTCTCGAGAAGATGATCCATCCCAGGCATCTTGTGGCTATCAAGCTTCACTTTGGCGAAAAGGGTAACACCGCCTACATAGAACCGGTATTTCTTCGCCACATAGTGGATCGCGTCAAGCGGTTGGGAGGCAAACCTTTTCTCACCGATGCTAATACGCTATATGTGGGTTCAAGGACCAACAGCGTGGACCATCTCAGTACGGCCATTGAAAACGGCTTCGCCTATGCTGTGGTGGGGGCGCCTCTCACCATTGCCGACGGCCTGCGGGGCAACTCCGAAGTAGCAGTGCAGGTCGATCTACCAATTTACCATGAGGTCTACCTAGGGGCCGATGTGGTGCATGCAGATGCGCTAATCAGCGTGGCGCATTTCAAGGGTCACGAACTTGCCGGCTTTGGCGGCACCATAAAGAATATCGGCATGGGATGCGCCTCTCGCAGAGGCAAGTTGGCTCAGCACTGCGAAGTCTCTCCCAAATTCAACGGCAAAAAGTGTGTCGGCTGCGGCGAATGTGTGGCCCACTGTCCGGTGGAGGCCATCACACTCGTGAAAAAAAAGGCCAAGAAAGACGTAAAGAAATGCATTGGCTGTGGCGAGTGCATTGCTGTCTGTCCGGAAGAGGCGGTCACCATTCCCTGGGACAAGGATATGGCCCGCTTTCAAAAAAAGATGGTCGAATACACTTTCGGGGTGCTCCAAGGGAAAAAGGATAGAGCCCTGTTTTTGAACTTTGTCTGTCGGGTCACGCCGCAATGCGATTGCTATAGCTACAGTGACGCCCCTTTAGTCAATGATCTCGGCATCCTGGCCAGCCTAGACCCGATAGCTGTTGATCAGGCTGCAGTGGATCTCGTCAATGACCAGGCAGCACTGCCCGGGTGCTGCCTGACAAGCAATACCGCAGCGGGTGAGGACAAGTTCCGGGGAGTCTATCCCCACATTGATTGGTCGGTACAGCTGGACTACGGAGAGAAGTTGGGCCTTGGAAGCAGGAAGTACAAGATCAACCATATATAA
- a CDS encoding PAS domain S-box protein, producing MVTSLPLYPVWLVDVMGATSMIVLSFLCVRYAHLLRLSDSKNVIWTYLLWLSLALALFSLSRSIAHIAKRVLLLTDNGDIWLMLRPVTGSINTLTFVIVSSITLFFQRVYRVNVQILNDKEAIERASEELLWLNRNLEEIVRQRTAELSASEKNYRRIFEASMDIILILDRTGKFLDINQAGLNNLGYGTKTELVGTSSLADLVEHPVDCQKVLREIAEAGFKKNLECRLRRRDGEILTWLFTFTVNRGLGGEVETFEGIAKDITERKKMEQQLLQADRLASLGQLSAGVAHEINNPLGLILGYTQLLLRSEPGDTQTFADLKIIEKHAQNCKVIVEDLLNFARSSESQKGPVNINDLLRETVAVVQHQFALDNVVIETHYSAGLPTINADGEKLKQVFMNLFMNARQAIEHHGTIRIHTGSSASRHWITISVADTGVGIPAPIVDKIFDPFFTTKPTGQGTGLGLSVSYGIIKDHQGEITVESTPGEGSIFTIRLPVRPEREYL from the coding sequence ATGGTTACTAGTCTACCACTCTATCCTGTGTGGCTGGTTGACGTCATGGGGGCAACCTCGATGATTGTTTTGTCTTTCCTCTGCGTCAGGTACGCCCATCTGCTCAGACTCTCTGATAGCAAAAACGTCATATGGACCTATCTGTTGTGGCTCTCACTAGCACTCGCCCTTTTTTCACTGTCGCGTTCAATAGCACACATAGCCAAGCGAGTGCTTCTTCTTACAGACAACGGCGATATCTGGCTCATGCTGAGGCCTGTCACCGGCTCTATCAATACACTCACCTTTGTAATCGTCAGCAGCATTACTCTGTTCTTCCAGAGAGTATACCGGGTAAATGTCCAAATTCTCAATGATAAGGAGGCAATCGAGCGGGCCAGTGAAGAACTCCTCTGGCTCAACCGCAACCTTGAAGAAATCGTTAGGCAGCGGACTGCAGAACTGTCTGCTTCGGAAAAGAACTACCGGCGCATATTCGAGGCTTCCATGGACATCATTCTCATCCTGGACAGAACAGGAAAATTTCTAGACATAAATCAGGCCGGTCTCAATAATCTGGGCTATGGTACCAAAACCGAACTCGTGGGCACCAGCAGTCTGGCTGATCTGGTGGAACATCCAGTAGACTGCCAGAAGGTGCTCAGAGAAATTGCCGAGGCTGGCTTCAAGAAAAACCTCGAGTGCCGGCTGCGCCGCAGAGATGGAGAAATTCTCACCTGGCTGTTCACTTTTACGGTGAACCGCGGCCTGGGGGGTGAAGTTGAGACTTTCGAGGGCATTGCCAAAGATATTACCGAAAGAAAAAAGATGGAGCAGCAACTGCTGCAGGCGGATCGTCTGGCCTCACTCGGCCAGCTTTCTGCTGGTGTTGCTCACGAAATTAACAATCCCCTCGGACTGATACTGGGTTATACTCAACTGCTGCTGAGGAGTGAACCAGGAGACACCCAGACTTTTGCCGATTTGAAAATCATTGAAAAACATGCCCAGAATTGCAAGGTTATTGTGGAAGATCTTCTCAATTTCGCCCGCTCCAGTGAATCTCAAAAGGGTCCGGTTAACATCAACGATCTTCTCAGGGAGACAGTGGCCGTGGTGCAGCATCAGTTTGCTCTCGACAACGTTGTTATCGAAACGCACTACAGCGCAGGCCTGCCAACCATCAATGCCGACGGCGAAAAACTGAAACAGGTGTTCATGAACCTTTTTATGAATGCCAGGCAGGCCATCGAACACCATGGAACCATCAGGATACACACTGGAAGTTCAGCCTCTCGCCATTGGATCACCATATCTGTGGCTGACACCGGGGTCGGCATCCCCGCGCCTATTGTGGACAAGATCTTTGATCCCTTCTTCACCACCAAGCCTACTGGGCAGGGCACTGGGCTGGGCTTGTCGGTAAGCTATGGTATCATCAAGGATCATCAGGGGGAAATCACTGTAGAGAGCACTCCTGGCGAAGGCAGCATCTTCACCATTCGGCTTCCTGTCAGACCAGAAAGGGAATATCTCTAG
- a CDS encoding sulfite exporter TauE/SafE family protein, producing the protein MRRFGILFLFFGVCLFSFLAVLPQVEAAATISATEYKAGDMVTISGQIAPGSDLYVAVASQLTFAPKDTTGVHEVARLKKEAKKRGFTSETRIPVLYYILTNKPEAFGKVTAKRFGGPSFMPGIYKTTMFKLNKFDQLDDYIKSVLGPIKTKEEWNFYKFAHESTYGINTITKEGTTKGKIVIFARSVLGDYAKTGHYWDKGTSIQLDPTTGKFTVTFKSFRHTPPDTKFNVFVNGEKIGSYTMKGNGFWLAKGFRYMNPLWITIGAILVGAFFSMIGAAGGMLMAAYQVMIVHTAGPIGINAANVLRPSNVALTLFSPLGAFYRYAVKERRVAWPVGISFGVGILIGSIWLGKYATKYLPMKTYKEWLAVLVVIMGFRTLYELTPKVMEKRKAIKAMVKKFNEEVARAKAEGRAAQMGRIEPVKTGLTSYQFKFWGEDFNINPLLFGIIGLLIGIVARSFGIGGGFLLVPAMTTLGALPMYVAVPVGLIGTSFSSVGAFIGYALNNYWPDLWLAIAIIIGGFVGGMLGSRLQKMFSEKALKWILAVTLFFLFFRFFKIEIWI; encoded by the coding sequence ATGAGGAGATTTGGTATTCTTTTTCTTTTCTTTGGCGTCTGCCTGTTTTCGTTCCTGGCAGTCTTGCCTCAGGTGGAAGCGGCCGCCACCATATCTGCGACCGAATACAAGGCTGGCGACATGGTGACCATTTCTGGTCAGATCGCCCCCGGCAGTGATCTTTACGTTGCGGTGGCCTCCCAGCTTACCTTTGCCCCCAAAGACACCACGGGCGTCCATGAGGTGGCAAGACTAAAAAAGGAAGCAAAAAAGCGCGGCTTCACTAGTGAAACTCGTATTCCGGTACTTTATTACATCCTGACGAACAAACCGGAAGCCTTCGGCAAGGTTACTGCCAAAAGATTCGGCGGGCCATCGTTCATGCCCGGCATTTACAAGACCACCATGTTCAAACTAAACAAGTTTGATCAGCTCGACGACTACATAAAGAGCGTTCTCGGGCCCATAAAAACCAAAGAAGAGTGGAACTTCTACAAGTTTGCTCACGAGTCCACCTACGGCATCAACACCATCACCAAAGAAGGCACCACCAAGGGCAAGATCGTCATCTTTGCCCGCAGTGTCCTTGGTGATTACGCCAAGACCGGTCATTACTGGGACAAGGGAACCTCTATCCAGCTCGATCCCACCACTGGCAAATTCACCGTCACCTTCAAGAGCTTCCGCCATACCCCTCCTGACACCAAGTTCAACGTCTTTGTCAACGGCGAAAAAATTGGCTCCTACACCATGAAAGGCAATGGTTTCTGGCTGGCCAAAGGATTTCGCTATATGAATCCCCTGTGGATCACCATCGGCGCCATCCTGGTGGGAGCCTTCTTTTCAATGATAGGTGCTGCCGGCGGCATGCTCATGGCTGCCTATCAGGTGATGATCGTACACACTGCCGGCCCCATCGGCATCAATGCGGCCAATGTTCTCCGTCCTTCCAACGTTGCCCTCACCCTGTTCTCACCGCTCGGGGCCTTTTATCGGTATGCGGTCAAGGAACGCCGGGTGGCCTGGCCTGTGGGCATCTCTTTTGGTGTGGGTATTCTCATAGGCTCTATCTGGCTGGGCAAGTACGCCACCAAGTACCTGCCAATGAAGACCTACAAGGAATGGTTGGCAGTGCTGGTGGTAATCATGGGCTTTCGCACCCTCTACGAGTTGACGCCCAAGGTCATGGAGAAACGCAAGGCCATCAAGGCCATGGTGAAGAAGTTCAATGAAGAAGTGGCCAGGGCCAAAGCAGAAGGCCGGGCTGCCCAGATGGGCAGAATCGAGCCTGTCAAGACCGGCCTGACCAGCTACCAGTTCAAGTTCTGGGGTGAGGATTTCAACATCAATCCCCTGCTCTTCGGCATCATCGGCTTGCTGATCGGCATCGTTGCCAGGTCCTTCGGCATCGGCGGCGGCTTCCTGCTGGTGCCGGCCATGACAACCCTGGGCGCCCTGCCCATGTACGTGGCCGTGCCCGTGGGCCTCATCGGCACCTCTTTCAGCAGCGTCGGCGCCTTCATCGGCTATGCCCTGAACAATTACTGGCCGGATCTCTGGCTTGCCATCGCCATCATCATTGGCGGTTTTGTCGGAGGTATGCTCGGCAGTCGACTGCAGAAAATGTTCAGTGAAAAAGCTCTCAAGTGGATACTGGCGGTCACCCTGTTCTTCCTGTTCTTCCGCTTCTTCAAGATCGAAATCTGGATCTAA